The proteins below are encoded in one region of Pelagibacterium flavum:
- the pelF gene encoding GT4 family glycosyltransferase PelF produces the protein MEMPIWFVPPRRGSEPEADVCLIAEGCYPYVSGGVSTWIDWLIRSHPDLTFSVLAILPGLPQTEPRYQRPANLKAIHHLYLDDRGKGQRRSWPAMTPQWYADTLDSILAHGDPDAFHALLGKFGPAGRRPSVSTMLDSPQAWQALSAGYARMPQTAFIAYFWAWRVLAGGLLRTLVGPLPGARLYHSVSTGYAGLVAARAAHDTGRPVMITEHGIYSNERRVEILMADWIKNSIDTGLDFSDERHDIRDFWADAFESFARIAYSAADDVIALYGDNNAFQLALGADSKKLTVVPNGVDVDRFDTLPARVSKRPTLAFIGRVTPIKDVQTFIDVAERAASKVAGLRALVIGPMDEDPDYAQSCIEAVNERGLADTVIFTGPVDVRDYMAEIDVLMLTSISEALPLVILEAGASGIPCIATDVGACKEILGCPGRPGEAAIAGIGGMVAPVGDVGSLVSAAVHMLNNPFVRQQMGAALRAKVRIQYRSDTVAAAYTKLYSKHLSQFAKSEV, from the coding sequence TGGTTGATCAGGAGCCATCCGGACCTGACCTTTTCGGTGCTGGCCATCTTGCCGGGCCTGCCGCAAACCGAGCCGCGCTATCAGCGTCCCGCCAACCTTAAAGCCATCCACCACCTTTACCTCGACGACAGGGGGAAGGGGCAAAGGCGATCATGGCCGGCCATGACGCCGCAATGGTACGCCGATACGCTCGATTCAATTCTCGCTCACGGGGACCCGGACGCATTTCACGCCTTGCTCGGGAAATTCGGCCCGGCAGGCCGGCGCCCTTCGGTCTCGACAATGCTCGATTCTCCCCAGGCGTGGCAGGCGCTGTCCGCGGGCTATGCACGCATGCCGCAGACCGCCTTCATCGCGTATTTCTGGGCCTGGCGGGTGTTGGCGGGCGGACTGTTGCGCACGCTGGTCGGCCCGCTGCCCGGCGCCCGGCTCTACCATTCGGTTTCCACCGGCTATGCGGGGCTCGTTGCCGCGCGGGCCGCCCATGATACCGGCCGCCCGGTGATGATCACCGAGCACGGGATCTATTCGAACGAGCGGCGCGTCGAGATCCTGATGGCCGACTGGATCAAAAACAGCATCGATACGGGCCTCGATTTCAGCGACGAGCGCCATGATATCCGAGACTTCTGGGCCGATGCGTTCGAAAGCTTCGCGCGTATCGCCTATAGCGCCGCCGACGACGTGATCGCCCTTTATGGCGATAACAATGCGTTCCAGCTGGCGTTGGGGGCCGACAGCAAGAAGCTGACGGTCGTTCCCAACGGGGTGGATGTGGACCGGTTCGATACGCTCCCCGCGCGCGTTTCAAAGCGCCCCACGCTGGCCTTTATCGGGCGCGTCACGCCGATCAAGGACGTTCAGACATTCATCGATGTGGCAGAGAGAGCGGCATCGAAGGTGGCGGGCCTGCGTGCGCTTGTCATCGGGCCAATGGACGAGGATCCAGACTATGCCCAGAGCTGCATCGAAGCGGTCAACGAACGGGGGCTTGCCGATACCGTAATTTTCACCGGTCCGGTCGATGTGCGCGACTATATGGCCGAGATCGATGTTCTCATGCTCACCTCGATTTCCGAGGCTTTGCCGCTGGTCATTCTCGAAGCGGGAGCCTCGGGTATTCCGTGTATCGCGACCGATGTGGGCGCGTGCAAGGAAATCCTCGGGTGCCCTGGCAGGCCGGGGGAGGCGGCTATCGCCGGCATCGGCGGAATGGTCGCTCCCGTGGGCGATGTCGGGTCGCTGGTTTCGGCGGCGGTGCACATGCTCAACAACCCTTTCGTGCGCCAGCAAATGGGTGCGGCGCTGCGCGCCAAGGTTCGTATTCAGTATCGCTCCGACACGGTGGCCGCAGCCTACACCAAGCTCTACAGCAAGCACCTTTCCCAGTTCGCCAAGAGTGAGGTCTAG
- the pelG gene encoding exopolysaccharide Pel transporter PelG, protein MAGIGFALSRLRSQNNLAGHSMATGHAIMVTAGPWIVIMIGLALISWLGVPLVGREMTTTFRVLVIYSFALSLVVTTPIALELNLRVSAELFERRFERVHGIYHGALGVAALITVALAWLLFSVIIGLDTTTATAATFCVLQVSLLWLGMSMVAAIRQYTIVTTGFTMGLSVSVVLGLSLASLGYGVAGLLAGFGAGLFLAFAILHGLIVQTFPGRVQPLTKSLLALIARPMRSVTFVIAGLLGALAVWIDKLVVWQSYEGTAIAHGLIHAPRYDVPMFIAYLSIVPLMSIVSIWLETDFFTAYRKYRDIVHSGGTLRHIEAQRTAITWQTTNTIFSAFVIQIAISLVLALAGPWIVGLLGLGLETLQVLRLALIGAAFHFLFLACVGVILFMQYSRAYFLLQTAFLVLNGGLTYALLANPDALGMGYVIATGGAAIVAYGVMVNALKIMNRLTFVDNNPAVAG, encoded by the coding sequence ATGGCCGGCATCGGATTTGCCCTTTCCCGGCTGCGCAGCCAGAACAACCTGGCCGGACATTCCATGGCAACCGGCCATGCGATCATGGTCACTGCCGGGCCCTGGATTGTCATAATGATCGGTTTGGCGCTGATTTCCTGGCTCGGTGTTCCGCTCGTGGGGCGGGAGATGACGACGACCTTCCGCGTTCTGGTCATCTACAGTTTTGCGCTCTCGCTGGTGGTGACAACCCCCATCGCACTCGAGCTCAACCTGCGCGTTTCGGCCGAGTTGTTCGAGCGACGCTTCGAGCGGGTGCATGGCATCTATCATGGTGCCCTGGGAGTTGCGGCGCTCATTACGGTGGCTCTGGCCTGGCTGCTGTTTTCCGTCATCATCGGGCTGGACACGACGACAGCCACCGCCGCCACTTTTTGCGTCCTGCAAGTGTCGTTGCTCTGGTTGGGCATGTCGATGGTCGCGGCGATCCGCCAATATACAATCGTAACCACCGGTTTCACCATGGGGCTCAGCGTATCGGTCGTTCTGGGGCTGTCGCTGGCCAGCCTGGGCTATGGTGTCGCCGGTCTGCTTGCCGGATTTGGCGCGGGACTGTTTCTGGCCTTCGCCATTCTGCATGGGCTCATCGTCCAGACCTTTCCCGGACGCGTTCAGCCCCTGACCAAAAGCCTCCTCGCACTGATCGCGCGTCCGATGCGCTCTGTCACCTTCGTCATTGCGGGCCTTCTGGGTGCGCTGGCGGTGTGGATCGACAAGCTCGTCGTCTGGCAGTCCTATGAGGGTACGGCCATCGCGCATGGGCTCATCCATGCGCCGCGCTATGACGTGCCCATGTTCATCGCCTATCTCTCGATCGTGCCGCTCATGAGCATCGTTTCGATCTGGCTCGAGACCGATTTTTTTACCGCTTACCGCAAATACCGCGACATCGTGCACTCGGGCGGCACGCTTCGTCACATCGAGGCCCAGCGCACGGCCATCACCTGGCAAACCACCAATACGATCTTTTCCGCCTTCGTTATCCAGATCGCCATCAGCCTGGTTCTGGCGCTGGCGGGGCCGTGGATCGTGGGCCTGTTGGGCCTTGGCCTTGAAACGCTGCAGGTGTTGCGTCTGGCGCTGATCGGGGCCGCGTTTCATTTCCTTTTTCTTGCCTGCGTGGGGGTCATTTTGTTCATGCAGTACAGCCGCGCCTATTTCCTGCTTCAGACCGCGTTCCTGGTGCTGAACGGCGGGCTGACCTATGCGCTGCTTGCCAATCCGGACGCCCTTGGAATGGGCTATGTGATTGCAACAGGTGGCGCGGCAATCGTGGCCTACGGGGTCATGGTCAATGCGCTCAAAATCATGAACAGGCTCACATTCGTCGACAACAACCCGGCGGTTGCGGGCTAG
- a CDS encoding helix-turn-helix domain-containing protein, with amino-acid sequence MLIQKDFRNPGSGFTAKALLEGVNLGGTVRHREKDLIYAQGDEAGEIFIVEFGCVRVSRITLEGRRLVTGFYFAGEVFGFETGAERQCYAEALEYSGTRNFHLDDKDLANPQIADMLYRHLESIHQHLLILGTQNSIERVAAFLVGIADRREGGGTKARLPMSRGDIADHLGLTLETVSRAIHRLQVLKLITLVGAREVILLDRDALLDLGA; translated from the coding sequence ATGTTAATACAGAAGGACTTTCGCAATCCGGGTTCTGGCTTTACCGCAAAAGCGCTTCTGGAGGGGGTCAACCTCGGTGGAACCGTCCGGCACAGGGAAAAAGACCTTATCTACGCACAAGGGGATGAGGCCGGCGAGATCTTCATCGTAGAGTTCGGTTGCGTGCGGGTTTCGCGGATAACGCTGGAGGGCCGCCGGCTGGTCACGGGCTTTTATTTCGCGGGCGAGGTTTTCGGCTTTGAAACGGGCGCGGAACGCCAATGCTATGCCGAGGCGCTCGAATATTCAGGTACGCGGAATTTTCATCTCGACGACAAGGACCTGGCCAACCCGCAAATCGCCGACATGCTGTATCGCCATCTCGAAAGCATACACCAGCACCTGCTCATTCTGGGAACGCAGAATTCCATCGAACGGGTGGCCGCATTTCTGGTGGGGATCGCGGACCGGCGTGAAGGTGGCGGCACCAAGGCGCGCCTGCCCATGTCGCGGGGTGATATTGCCGATCATCTCGGGCTCACGCTGGAGACGGTATCGCGCGCAATTCACCGCCTGCAGGTCCTCAAGCTGATAACGCTGGTGGGTGCGCGTGAGGTCATATTGCTGGACCGGGACGCGCTTCTCGATCTGGGTGCATAG
- the fixJ gene encoding response regulator FixJ — MTNDFLIHIVDDEEPVRQSLSFLLAASGWRSRKYASAVEFLETVDDLEDACLITDLRMPEISGIDLLQRLRRDGNTLPVIVVTGHGDVLAAVEAMKAGASDFIEKPFSEEAMLATLTRVCSAAQEESQIRRVRQAAREKLESLSTRERQVLDGVVNGLPNKTIARNLGLSPRTVEVYRATIMTKMHAHSLAELVRMAVQGSEQ; from the coding sequence ATGACAAATGATTTCCTGATCCACATCGTAGATGATGAAGAACCGGTTCGTCAGTCGTTGTCCTTTCTGCTTGCGGCTTCGGGCTGGCGATCGCGGAAATATGCGTCGGCAGTTGAATTTCTCGAGACGGTGGACGATCTTGAAGATGCCTGCCTGATCACCGACCTGCGCATGCCCGAAATAAGCGGCATCGACCTTTTGCAGCGCTTGCGCAGGGATGGAAACACGCTGCCGGTTATCGTGGTGACCGGTCACGGAGATGTACTGGCCGCCGTTGAGGCCATGAAGGCCGGCGCCAGCGACTTCATCGAAAAGCCGTTCAGCGAGGAGGCGATGCTGGCCACCCTCACCAGGGTCTGCAGCGCCGCGCAGGAAGAAAGCCAAATTCGCCGCGTGCGTCAGGCGGCGCGTGAAAAGCTGGAATCGCTGAGCACCCGCGAGCGTCAGGTTCTCGATGGCGTCGTAAACGGACTTCCCAACAAGACGATCGCCCGCAATCTGGGGCTAAGTCCCCGTACGGTCGAGGTCTATCGCGCGACAATCATGACCAAGATGCACGCGCACAGCCTTGCGGAACTGGTTCGTATGGCCGTTCAGGGCTCAGAACAATAG
- a CDS encoding PAS domain-containing sensor histidine kinase: MVGLAGLILVSTLKLAIAPVFTSSFNGLFFALAILLAAGMGGLAPGVFTMVLALPLVYFFTEEASISRGPDLILFAGVGFGIAWLGGVLREERNKALLASKLLQRRESYLQAILDTISDATIASKPSGEIVSFNAAAERLFGYREEVVLTRNVRVLMADPYPPEENARADHPATGLARFIGRNRLVRGKRSDGTTFPMSIDVVRITTGEGLLFIGFVRDMTERERAATRLEQTEAELARLSRMSEMGEMASALAHEINQPLSAVSNYVQGAKRMLELFDPAMLPALRDSLAAAATQALRAGDIIHHLCIFMAQGEIDKEIVDVNSLIEGAMALALAGTREDGILVELDLAPGGLEILGNPTQIQQVIVNLLRNAADAVRASERKVITIRTRRNGSFARIELSDTGHGISPNFGEEIFKAFVTTKRSGMGVGLSISKRIIEAHGGAISARSVAGRETIFTFTLPLVDKEIQAHDK; the protein is encoded by the coding sequence TTGGTTGGACTAGCGGGACTGATCCTTGTTAGTACACTAAAGCTTGCCATCGCCCCGGTATTCACGTCCTCATTTAACGGTCTTTTTTTCGCGCTGGCCATTCTGCTTGCTGCCGGCATGGGTGGATTGGCGCCCGGCGTGTTCACCATGGTTCTGGCACTTCCGCTGGTGTATTTTTTTACCGAGGAAGCAAGTATCTCGCGGGGCCCGGACCTGATTTTGTTTGCCGGCGTGGGTTTTGGCATCGCTTGGCTCGGCGGCGTTCTGCGCGAGGAGCGCAACAAGGCGCTGCTGGCCAGCAAGCTCCTGCAAAGACGCGAAAGCTACCTGCAAGCCATCCTCGATACCATCTCGGACGCAACGATAGCCAGCAAGCCCAGCGGAGAAATCGTTTCTTTCAATGCCGCTGCCGAAAGGCTGTTTGGCTATCGCGAGGAGGTGGTCCTGACCCGCAACGTCAGGGTCTTGATGGCCGATCCCTATCCGCCCGAAGAAAACGCCCGCGCCGACCATCCCGCCACCGGACTTGCCCGCTTCATTGGCCGCAACCGCTTGGTGCGAGGAAAGCGCAGCGACGGCACGACCTTCCCCATGAGCATCGACGTGGTCAGGATCACCACGGGCGAAGGCCTGCTCTTTATCGGCTTTGTGCGCGACATGACAGAACGTGAGCGCGCCGCGACCCGGCTCGAACAGACCGAGGCCGAACTGGCCCGGCTGTCGCGCATGAGTGAGATGGGGGAAATGGCCTCGGCCCTGGCCCATGAAATCAACCAGCCGCTTTCAGCGGTCAGCAACTACGTCCAGGGCGCCAAGCGCATGCTCGAGTTGTTCGACCCGGCCATGCTTCCAGCCCTGCGCGATTCCCTTGCCGCTGCCGCAACCCAGGCCCTGCGTGCGGGCGACATCATCCACCATCTTTGCATTTTCATGGCACAGGGCGAGATCGACAAGGAAATCGTGGACGTCAACTCGCTGATCGAAGGCGCCATGGCGCTGGCGCTGGCCGGCACGCGGGAAGACGGCATTCTCGTCGAACTCGATCTCGCGCCCGGCGGCCTGGAAATCCTGGGCAATCCGACCCAGATCCAGCAGGTGATCGTCAATCTCCTGCGCAATGCGGCAGACGCGGTGCGCGCCAGCGAGCGCAAGGTCATCACCATACGAACGCGCCGGAACGGCAGCTTCGCCCGCATCGAACTCAGCGACACCGGGCACGGCATTTCTCCCAATTTCGGCGAGGAAATCTTCAAGGCGTTCGTAACAACCAAACGCAGCGGCATGGGGGTTGGTCTCTCAATTTCCAAGCGCATAATCGAAGCACATGGAGGTGCGATAAGCGCCCGTTCCGTAGCGGGCAGAGAAACGATTTTCACGTTCACCCTACCCTTGGTCGACAAAGAGATTCAGGCCCATGACAAATGA
- the uxaC gene encoding glucuronate isomerase encodes MTDTILHPDRLFPPDPAVRSLARSLYEDIANLPIVSPHGHTDPQWFAQNQPFSDAASLFLTPDHYVLRLLRSRGIAYDALGVPRKDGAPVADARSAWRTLCNHWRLFAGTPSELWLAHSLSRYFGIDQPLSSQTADQTFDAINARLADPALRPLAILDAANVEVIATTEFALDGLEHHKAITANGLGARIRTTYRPDDITDPDAAGFAQNLQHLSDLTGENTALWSGLIKAHGTRRAFFRAHGATATDHGVPSAMTADLAGHEKQALLDGALAGTLDAGQAEQFRAQMLTEMAGLSAEDGMVMQIHAGSHRATDPWLQATHGRNLGDDIPTRTNFVDGLAALLARYGNANNFRLIAFTLDESTYARELAPMAGYWPALMVGPPWWFHDSPNGIRRYLDAMHESAGFHNLAGFNDDTRALLSIPARHDVWRREISGFLAGLVAQHRITRSTAAETARWLAYDAAKSAYRLP; translated from the coding sequence ATGACCGATACGATCCTGCATCCTGATCGCCTCTTTCCGCCCGATCCGGCCGTCCGCTCACTGGCTCGCTCGCTCTATGAGGACATCGCGAACCTGCCGATCGTCAGCCCCCACGGGCACACCGACCCGCAATGGTTCGCGCAAAACCAGCCGTTCTCGGACGCTGCGTCGCTGTTTCTGACACCGGATCACTATGTCCTGCGCCTGCTGCGCAGCCGAGGCATCGCCTATGACGCCCTGGGCGTGCCGCGCAAGGACGGCGCCCCGGTCGCCGACGCGCGCTCCGCCTGGCGCACGCTCTGCAATCACTGGAGGCTCTTTGCCGGAACGCCTTCCGAGCTCTGGCTTGCCCATTCGCTGTCGCGCTATTTCGGCATCGATCAACCCTTGAGTTCCCAAACGGCCGACCAGACATTCGACGCGATCAACGCGCGCCTTGCAGATCCGGCCCTGCGTCCCTTGGCCATCCTCGACGCAGCAAATGTCGAAGTCATCGCCACCACCGAATTTGCACTCGATGGCCTTGAGCATCACAAGGCCATCACGGCCAATGGCCTGGGCGCGCGTATCCGCACCACCTATCGTCCCGACGATATCACCGACCCCGATGCGGCAGGCTTCGCACAGAACCTGCAGCATCTGTCCGATCTTACCGGTGAAAATACCGCCTTGTGGTCCGGGCTCATCAAGGCACATGGCACCCGACGCGCCTTCTTCCGCGCTCACGGCGCCACCGCCACAGACCACGGCGTCCCCTCGGCCATGACCGCCGACCTTGCCGGGCACGAAAAGCAGGCCCTGCTCGACGGCGCGCTGGCCGGGACCCTCGATGCCGGCCAGGCCGAGCAGTTCCGCGCCCAGATGCTGACCGAGATGGCCGGGCTTTCCGCCGAGGACGGCATGGTCATGCAAATTCATGCCGGCTCGCACCGCGCCACTGATCCTTGGCTGCAAGCCACCCACGGGCGCAACCTCGGCGACGACATCCCGACGCGCACCAATTTCGTCGATGGGCTGGCAGCCCTTCTGGCGCGCTATGGCAACGCGAACAATTTCCGGCTGATCGCCTTCACGCTCGACGAATCCACCTATGCGCGCGAACTTGCCCCGATGGCGGGCTATTGGCCGGCGCTGATGGTCGGCCCGCCCTGGTGGTTCCACGACAGCCCCAACGGCATCCGCCGCTATCTCGATGCCATGCACGAAAGTGCGGGGTTCCATAACCTGGCCGGCTTCAATGACGACACTCGCGCCCTGCTCTCGATCCCGGCGCGGCACGACGTGTGGCGCCGTGAGATATCGGGGTTTCTCGCTGGTCTCGTAGCCCAGCATCGGATCACCCGCAGCACGGCCGCCGAAACCGCCCGATGGCTGGCCTATGACGCCGCCAAGTCGGCTTACCGCCTGCCATAG
- a CDS encoding GntR family transcriptional regulator codes for MSSLEEPASEGIFVLDTLADGAPGARQATMGHRVFRAIKQAIVRGQLVPGHPISEAELARQLGVSRQPVREAFIKLSEMGLVEIRPQRGTFVQLISRREVENARFIREAIEVAVARRAAEVANGESVRPLFALVEEQDACGDRPDQGRFLALDDALHRAIALLADCEHAWRVVEDLKVQMDRVRFLAISDATPVDTIVAQHRDMVTAIARNDPDAAADAVRTHMREILNSLPVVAASNRDVFVP; via the coding sequence TTGTCCAGTCTTGAAGAACCCGCCTCCGAAGGCATTTTCGTGCTCGACACGCTGGCTGACGGCGCTCCTGGGGCCCGGCAGGCGACGATGGGCCACAGGGTTTTCCGGGCCATCAAACAGGCGATCGTGCGCGGCCAGCTTGTGCCGGGTCATCCGATTTCCGAGGCCGAACTGGCCCGTCAGCTGGGCGTGTCGCGGCAGCCGGTGCGCGAGGCATTCATCAAGCTCTCGGAAATGGGGCTGGTGGAAATCCGTCCGCAGCGGGGGACGTTCGTGCAACTGATCTCCCGGCGCGAGGTCGAAAATGCGCGTTTTATCCGCGAGGCCATTGAGGTTGCCGTGGCGCGGCGTGCGGCGGAGGTGGCGAACGGAGAAAGCGTGCGGCCCCTGTTCGCGCTTGTCGAAGAACAGGACGCATGCGGCGATCGGCCCGACCAGGGCCGGTTCCTGGCGCTTGACGATGCACTGCATCGGGCAATCGCCCTGCTGGCCGATTGCGAACATGCCTGGCGGGTGGTCGAAGACCTCAAGGTTCAGATGGATCGGGTGCGGTTCCTTGCGATTTCGGACGCCACACCGGTGGATACCATCGTCGCGCAACATCGGGACATGGTCACGGCCATCGCCCGCAACGATCCCGACGCGGCCGCTGACGCGGTGCGGACGCATATGCGCGAAATCCTCAATTCGCTGCCCGTCGTTGCGGCGTCGAACAGGGATGTGTTCGTTCCGTGA
- a CDS encoding mannitol dehydrogenase family protein, with protein MNMRLSASANVGPDIERPAYTSQDHATGIVHIGVGAFHKAHQALYTDTALAIGGGDWRILGVSLRSPEAAHALNPQNGRYVLITRDQSGDTARLVASIDRVLVAPDDPDAVIAAIADPGTRIVTLTITEKAYGIDRTTGGLDPANEIIAHDLAHPRSPRGAIGFLVAGLIRRKQADAGPLTILCCDNLPENGRIVSRLVADFAARTVPDLLGWIDANVRFPSSMVDRITPATTERTLSDAQAMSGFADHAAVETEPFSQWIIEDDFIAGRPAWDEAGALFVDDVAPYERMKLRLLNGAHSLIAYAGFLAGCETVADAMANRAIARLARAQMAAAAKTLSPVPGIDLETYRNQLVARFSNGAIRHLTYQIAMDGTEKLPQRILAPLADTMAQGGDPAPFAFTLAAWMRYCLGQTEDGAPYDLRDPRQTIIARAINRSDRTPDRLYDALTSALDIFPQSLATSPSLRGLVIGHLQTMLKDKMIAALDRA; from the coding sequence ATGAACATGCGATTGTCAGCCAGCGCCAATGTCGGCCCCGATATCGAGCGCCCGGCCTACACCTCCCAGGACCATGCCACCGGCATCGTCCATATCGGCGTCGGTGCGTTCCATAAGGCCCACCAGGCCCTCTACACCGACACCGCCCTCGCCATAGGAGGCGGTGATTGGCGCATCCTCGGCGTCAGCCTGCGGTCCCCCGAAGCCGCTCACGCCCTCAATCCCCAGAATGGCCGTTATGTTCTTATCACCCGCGACCAGTCCGGTGACACTGCAAGGTTGGTCGCCAGCATTGACCGCGTGCTCGTCGCCCCCGACGATCCGGACGCGGTGATCGCGGCCATCGCCGACCCCGGAACCCGCATCGTCACCCTCACAATTACCGAAAAAGCCTACGGCATCGATCGGACCACCGGTGGCCTCGATCCAGCAAACGAAATCATCGCCCACGATCTCGCCCATCCCCGATCGCCCCGCGGCGCCATAGGCTTCCTCGTCGCCGGCCTGATCCGGCGCAAGCAAGCCGATGCCGGGCCGCTCACCATCCTGTGCTGCGACAACCTTCCGGAAAACGGCAGGATCGTCTCGCGCCTCGTCGCCGATTTCGCCGCCCGCACCGTCCCCGACCTCTTGGGTTGGATCGATGCGAACGTCCGCTTCCCCTCATCGATGGTCGACCGGATTACTCCCGCCACCACCGAGCGCACGCTGTCGGACGCCCAGGCCATGTCTGGCTTTGCCGATCACGCCGCCGTCGAAACCGAACCGTTCAGCCAATGGATCATTGAGGATGATTTCATCGCCGGTCGACCGGCCTGGGACGAGGCGGGAGCCCTGTTTGTCGACGATGTGGCGCCCTATGAACGTATGAAGCTCAGGCTCCTCAATGGCGCCCACTCCTTGATCGCCTATGCGGGCTTTCTTGCCGGCTGCGAAACGGTCGCCGACGCCATGGCCAATCGCGCCATCGCCCGGCTGGCCCGCGCCCAGATGGCTGCCGCAGCCAAAACGCTGTCACCGGTCCCCGGTATCGATCTCGAGACCTACCGCAACCAACTTGTCGCCCGCTTTTCCAACGGCGCCATTCGGCACCTGACCTATCAGATCGCCATGGATGGCACCGAAAAGCTCCCCCAGCGCATCCTCGCCCCGCTCGCCGATACTATGGCACAAGGCGGCGATCCCGCCCCCTTCGCCTTCACGCTCGCTGCCTGGATGCGTTACTGCCTGGGCCAAACCGAGGACGGCGCCCCCTACGATCTGCGCGACCCTCGCCAGACCATCATCGCACGAGCCATCAATAGATCAGATCGAACCCCCGACCGGCTCTACGACGCGCTCACGTCAGCGCTGGACATATTCCCCCAAAGCCTCGCCACCAGCCCATCCCTCCGTGGGCTGGTCATCGGCCATCTTCAAACGATGCTCAAAGACAAAATGATCGCTGCCCTTGATCGGGCCTAG
- a CDS encoding DUF2177 family protein, producing MPYVVAYIGTAIVFFAIDYIWLSRVAFGFYREQIGHVLLDQPNLAAAGAFYLFYIGGIVYFAVAPAMQSGNWTQALIAGAVLGLVAYGTYDMTNLATIRNWSVSVTIIDILWGAALTGTAATAGYFATRLLGTGN from the coding sequence ATGCCTTACGTTGTTGCCTACATCGGAACGGCCATCGTCTTCTTCGCCATCGATTACATCTGGCTCTCGCGGGTCGCCTTCGGCTTTTACCGCGAACAGATCGGCCACGTTCTCCTCGACCAGCCCAATCTCGCCGCGGCAGGAGCGTTCTATCTCTTTTACATCGGCGGAATTGTTTACTTCGCCGTCGCCCCGGCCATGCAATCGGGCAACTGGACACAGGCCCTGATCGCCGGCGCAGTCCTCGGCCTTGTCGCCTACGGCACCTACGACATGACCAATCTCGCCACCATCCGGAACTGGTCGGTCTCCGTCACCATCATCGACATACTCTGGGGCGCCGCCCTCACCGGCACCGCCGCCACCGCCGGCTATTTCGCCACCCGTCTGCTCGGCACCGGCAATTAG
- a CDS encoding ChrR family anti-sigma-E factor produces MSIVHHLDEDILLDYAAGTLAEGFSLAVATHLAICPECRERYAMIEGAGGELLDSIEPAPDADAGWQALKARISNAPLPAAKPARRGTSGGSAPVLPEPLRSYVGSDVDAIRWKSMPGAAQFIIPTRDGRAVARLLRIPAGKPVPEHTHRGMEMTLVLSGAFADEDGKFARGDIEIADGSLTHQPVATNDADCICLAVTEAPLKFKSWVVRLFQPVLGI; encoded by the coding sequence ATGAGCATCGTCCACCATCTCGATGAAGACATCCTGCTCGATTATGCCGCCGGCACGCTCGCCGAGGGCTTTTCGCTCGCCGTCGCCACCCATTTGGCCATCTGCCCGGAGTGCCGTGAGCGCTACGCCATGATTGAGGGCGCGGGCGGCGAACTGCTCGACAGCATCGAACCGGCCCCCGACGCCGACGCCGGCTGGCAGGCGCTCAAGGCGCGCATCTCCAACGCGCCCTTACCCGCCGCAAAACCTGCCCGTCGTGGCACCTCCGGTGGATCGGCGCCGGTCCTGCCCGAACCCTTGCGCTCCTACGTAGGCTCGGACGTCGATGCCATCCGCTGGAAATCCATGCCTGGCGCCGCCCAGTTCATCATTCCCACCCGCGATGGCCGCGCGGTTGCGCGCCTCCTGCGCATTCCGGCCGGCAAGCCCGTCCCCGAACACACCCATCGCGGCATGGAAATGACCCTGGTCCTCTCGGGCGCCTTTGCCGATGAGGATGGAAAATTCGCGCGCGGTGACATCGAGATCGCCGATGGCAGCCTGACCCATCAGCCCGTCGCCACGAACGATGCCGATTGCATCTGCCTTGCCGTCACCGAAGCCCCACTCAAGTTCAAGAGCTGGGTCGTGCGTTTGTTCCAGCCCGTGCTGGGGATATGA